From Pleurocapsa sp. PCC 7319:
AGCAGTAGGAGATACAACCTATCTCGATTACAAGAAAATCCGCGAAAAAAGAGCCGAATATGGACCCATTGGCAATGGTGGGAATGGACTAATTTTACATAGCACCTTAGCTGTAAATGGGGAGAATGGACAACCCATAGGATTATTAACAGAAAAACTGTGGCATCGAAATCATGAAGAAAGTAAGAGTTTAACTCAGAAACAGAAGCAGAAAAAGCAAGCGGAAGCAAGAAGACGTCCGATTGAACAAAAAGAATCTTATAAATGGATAGAAGCTCTCCAATCCGTCCAGAAACTCTTAGAAAAATCCGAACCAGAGAGTATTAGCACCAAAGTAATTCATGTATTTGACCGAGAAGGAGATATCGCGGAAGTCTTTGAACAAGTCAGTCAAACCGCAAATACAGGGTTAGTGGTAAGAGCAGCACATAATAGGGCATTATCAGAGTCAAACAGTTATTTATGGTCATGGCTCCCATCTCAATCTATCAAGATGGAAGTAGCAGTAGAATTAGCCAAAACCCCAAATCGAAAAGAGCGAACCGCTACTCTGGCAATTAGATATGCACCCATCAAACTTCGCAGTCCTGCCAGAATGAAAGAACCAGAATATTTTGAAGTTTATGGGGTTTATGCCGTAGAAATTGACCCCCCAGAAGGCTGTGAACCCGTAGAATGGATGATCTTGACCTCCGAACCCGTTACCAATGGGGAACAAGCACAAACCATTTTACGATGGTATACTTACCGTTGGCGAATTGAAGAATATCATAAAATTCTCAAGTCAGGGTGTAAAGCGGAAAGCTATCGTCTATCTGGAGATAGTATGCAAGTTTTACTGGGATTTTTAACGAATATCGCTGCACAATTGTTAAAAATGACCTATGTTCATCGAACCAAACCAGATGCACCTGCATCTTCAATTTTAAATCAGGTACAAATTGAGGTTTTAGCTGCCAAATTTGGAAAATCAGTCACCGCAGTAGATTTAACGGTAGCTTGGGCGATACAAGCTGTAGCTCGTTTGGGCGGTTACTTGAGTCATCGCCGAAAGAGTAATATTGGCATCACGGTGTTATGGCGTGGCTTTTTAGAGCTGCAATCTTTATGTGAAGGATGGCAATTACGCTCCCCTGGTTGAAGTTTAGAAGCGAGTTGATTGTAACTTTGGAGAGGACTAGAATGAGAATATAGTTGGCGAACTTTGTTACACAACTATATCCGATTATTTCTGAGCTGAACTATGGCTAATGCCCGTCAACAGAAGGATCTAGCCACTCGTCTAGATGAACTTAAACATCTTATTAAACAACTCCAACAAGATATTCAAGACATAAGGGACGAAGGTGAAATTGCTCCGTCTGGTTGTTGGATTGTGCGCTACCAAGCTAAAGGAAAAAAGGGTGGTCGTTATTGGTATTACAAATGGATGTCCCATGAGCCGATTTTTGTCACCAAAAATGGCAATCCTTCTCGTCATCAATATTTAGGTATAGTCATTCTAAATAATTTCCGTATGATTTAACGATGTCATCCAAGGAAGTACCAGGAGCGGAATAAATACGTCTTTTTTTGAGGATGCCCTAAAGGATTAGCTTCGCGTCGCAAAGTCTTGTTCGATACGATTAAAATCAGGTGAATAGGGTGGTAAAAACAAAACTTTGTGACCCGCTTGTTCGGCAATGCGAAACACATCATCCTTGCGATGAAATGCCGCATTATCAAGAATTAGAGTGGAGTTTGGTTTCAATTCGGGAATTAGATGCTCTTCGAGCCATTGATTAAACCATAAAGCACCATTTACTTCCTTTAAAAAGAACTGGTGCTAACAACTCTTTGCCTCTTTTGCCAGCTATCAGACTTGTTCTTGTTCCTCTTTTACCATTGCGATTGGCGAAGCCACTGCCCTTCGGGCAATCGCCGTAAGTTTTTTGTCCTCGTTTTGACCAGCCATAAGGACGATAGACATATTCTTCAAAGCCTGATTCATCCAAGTAAACTAAATTGCTTGATCCGTCAAGAATGACAATTTTACGTAAATTTCTCAGAAAGCTGATTCGCTCACTATGCTTACGTTCAGTGTATTTCAGCGTTTTTTTTACGAGTTAACTTCATTTGCTTCTGGGCATACCCAATAGCACTCGTATGCACTCCAAAATATTGCGCCCTTTCTCTTAACAAAGCATCTGGATTTTCTTGAATATGTTGGGCAATTGCTAGAGAGTCTAGTTTTCGCTTTCTTCCAAGTTGTGGTGCTGGAGTCAAATTCTTTCTTCGACACCAATCATTCACACACCATAGACTTACCTCATATCTTCTTGATGCTTCGGCTTTGGAGCCTCCAGCCGCTACAAAGTCCACTACCCGCTTTCGCAAATCTACACTATAAGTCATCTAACCTGATTGATTTCTCATCTAGCTTATATTATTTCATATGTTTCCTATTTAGAATGACTATAAAGCTGGAAGTCAAGCTTATTTGAAAGCGGTTGAAGCTCTATCACGTCGTGGTCGAATTGAAGCTTTGGAGCGAGGGATGAGTACACTTTCAATGGGTTTGTCAGATTTGGTTGAGGAAACCTCAAGATTGAACAAAAGTTAGCGAACATTATTACCTAGTTTTTTTTCGACCCAAGATACCGTGAAAAGTCAGAATTACATTGGGTGTAGCTTGATATTGAGCCAGATACTCTTCTCCTTGGATTAGCTTGTAGCCATCTTGTTTGACTACCATACGACTTCTAAACGCTGCTCCGTGCCACTTGCGACATTTAGAACAATGACAGTGAACTAAATTTCCTGTTGCACCGTTATATTCATAGCGAATTTTGCCACATAAACATTCGCCTTTTAAATTAGCCAATTTTCTCCTCCTGCAGCTTGAACCCACATTTCGCGAGTTGTATCGTATTTCTTAGGATTATAGATTTACTTCATCTGCTTAGTTGAATAATGTTTCTCGAGCTGCTAAATGATTCCGTCTCAAAGTTCTTAGTGACCCACATTTTCAACAGACCGGGCAGACTCGGACGTGGGTTCCATCGCCACCGTAGCTGGAGAATACCAGATGGGAGAAGTATACGCCCGCTCTTGTAAGGTTAGGGGAATACGATTACAAACTTTTGGACGTTTGGGTTTGGCACACCACTCATCGCCGAAGAAAGCTTTATCGTAGTCCGTCCAACGGGGAGTGGGAATTTCCAACACTCGGGCATAGTAAAACGCCCGTTGGCTGGGGTCGAAGTCAGGGTCTGTCCAAACCGTTTCCAGTTGCTTGTCACCGATAGTGTTGGTATAGGTTGCCGTTTCGGTGTCCACGGTGTTGCCAACATCAGGTAAATCGCCCGTGATAGGACGAGGGGTGCGACCGTCCGAACCCTTGACGTTATAGATTTTTTCGTGGGTGTTGCCCTCAGCATCCAGCCAACCTTTGATAATTTGAATGCGATCGAGGTTTGCTCCCAAGGAGTCTTTTAAGGCAGCCACCAAGAAGGTAGGTGTTTTTTCTGGCGGAATAGGGGTCAGATCGCCACCCATGGGAACCCCCTTGTCATAGCCCACTTCAGCCAGATCCAGGTCTAAATCCGAGTCGTTGAAGTCCCAACCGCCAAAGAAGCGAACAACCATACGCGGTCCGGTGGTGCCATACACTTCTCGTCGCTCCATGGCATCGAATAGAGCCTTACGGGTATTTTCGGTAGCCCAAACCCCCATGTAGCCAGAGGCTCCATACTGCCATCCCAAACGACCGACCTTCTCTATTGCTCGTTCAGTACTGGGAGCCTGATTGGGGAATTTACCCATAAAGCTATTTTCTTCCACCGCCGACACGGAAATATGAGAATCTGTAGAACCCGCCAGACCAAATTTGAAGGGGTTAGCACCAAGGCTTTCTTCAAATTTCAGTCCATTTTTCAGAGCCGGACGAGCATACTCATGCTCAAACATCGCTTTGCGGGCTTCGGGGTCACTGGGTTTTGGGAAGCTCATATCTAGGTTGCCTAAATCCCAACCTGCAACCTCAAAGTCAGCAAATTCATCATCCGGAGATATCTCCGGATGAGTTTCACTGGTGCCTTTAATCTGGGTGACTTCATAGATGGGTTCCCAAAGCTGTCGCCGTTGGGCATAGTTCTCGGTCAAGGGATTACCATTATGATCGATTTCCGCAAACATCAGACCGTTGCTGATATTGCCATTGTGGGGAATTGCTAGCACATCCCCACCCGTCTTATCCTCATAGTTTTGCATCCAGTTCCAAAGGTATTCTGGATTGCTGCTTTGGTTTGTGGTGTAGGGAACCAGTTGGTTGGCTTTGTCCCCATTATCACGGTAGATGATATTGCGGTGTAAGTTGTTGCCACCCAGCAGCGAGGTCCACTCATAACCAATCACTGCGGTAAAATTACCCGGATCGTTATGAGCTTCTGCCGTATCAATTATTTCCTGCCAGAAAGTTTGGAACTCTTCGGCAGAGGGAGACAGACATGAGGGTAATTTCCCTTGGGAAAAAGCTGCAATAATTTCTGATGAAGCTTTAACTGCCTTATTTCCACCCGCCACAACCATCTCATGCCAGGTATCAACCTGCTCTTGAGCGGCACCGCAATCTGTGGGAGTATTAAACAAAAACTTTGAAAAAGCCCCTAACCCGTCTGAGTGATCGGTAACAACCAAAAAATCTAAGGGGCGAGAAAGCTTCACGGGTTGTCCTGCATCGGTTATGACTTCATTGCCCCGAGCAAATTCATAGGCATCTGCAGGTCCCAAACGAGTTCCAGCAGCTCCTGCATCAAAGGAATAAATGGTGTGCAGGTGGGTATCGCCCCATAACACCTGTTGGGGTCGCTCTACATAGGGCGAGTAACACTTACTATTGGGGTCAAAGCGGCAATCTCTTTCAGGTAAAGGGGTCGAGGATTGTTTCTCAAGAAAGTCGTACTCTCCAGGGGGTAGGGAAGATAATGCTAAAGCACTGTTGGAGGGAATGAGAATGTTCCCCATCAGTAAACAAATACACAAGCCTGTGATAAACAGTTTGCGAATTCGCAAAAACCTTTGATTCATGTTGATTAACTCCTGTGGGAATTATTTTTTTTCGATTGTTGAACTCCAGATAAAATGTCTGCTGGTTCACTTTTAGTTGCGCTCGCTGGACTTACACTCATTCAATTGTGAGATGCCAAGTCGGCTTTATCCCCAAAATGCAGCAACTCGCTGAATACACCAAAAGGATGCCATAGTGCCAATACTGTATGTAGGCACCCATTCCGACCAGCGCGGATAGCTCTGGGAACTAAATCGTTTTAAGCTTTCCATCAACGCAACCACCATCAGCACAAAGGCTAGTTGTCCCATCTCCACCCCAACATTAAAAAACAACAGTGCCGGGGGAATGTCTTGGGGCGGTAACCCCACCTCAGTCAATGCGCCTGCAAAACCAAAGCCATGTAATAGCCCAAACGTGAGAGCGACTAGCCAGGGATATTGCTCCGTCAGTCCCGGTTTTCCCATCTGACTGTGCGCTAATTCTGAAGCCAAGAACAAAATACTCAGGGCGATCGCAGCTTCCACAGGCGCTTGAGGTACATTCACAAAACCCAAGGTCGCTGCCCCCAGGGTAAGGCTGTGAGCCAGGGTAAAGGCAGTTATGGTCTTCACCAAACGCCAAGAGGGGGCAATAATCAACACCAGCCCCAAAACAAACAGCAAGTGGTCAATGCCACTCAAGATGTGTTCGACTCCCAGTTTGAGGTAAGTCTGCCCAACGGCAAATACAGTGGTTTTTTCCGGAATGACGAAGGTTTCTTGTCCACTGGGCAACAGGGTCGTTTGGGAATGCCCATCTGCCCACTCCAGTCGCAACAGCACCTCCACAAAGTTTTTCACCAGTCCAGGAAAAGCAATTGTTGATTGAGCCAATCCTTTGTCGCCACAATCCAACGTCCATCGGGAAACAGAAGTGGCAATTGCTTCAGGCGTAATCGCCACAGTACAGTGTTTGGGGAAAACTGGGCGAATGTCGATTGGCGGTCCATAGCCATCATCCCCAGAACCAAAAGTTGGTGGGGTTTTCCAAAGTACGTTGATTTGACCAGAGGGTTGTTCTCTTAATTCCAGGTAAGCGGTTTGAAAGCCATGAGCTTTAGCCGGAGTGGGAGAAAATCCCAGAGTTATAACAATCAGGAGAATCACGCCAAGCCAGCGTCGTATCCAGTTCATGATTTGCCCTCCTGAAGTGCTTGGTTTAGGGCATCCCGATCAATCGAGATTGTGTAGCGATCACGCAATTTTTCAGAGAACTGTTGATCCAGCTTTTGCTTCTGCTTTCGCAGGTAGTCCAGACGCACATTCTTTCTCACCTCTACCAAGGTTGCTGGATGGCCGGGTTCAATTTCAGTGACGTTAACCAGATGGCTACCATAAGCAGAATGGAAGGGGCCTTGCCAACCTTTCTCAGTCACTCCAGCGATCTCAGTCGCCAAAGTTCCCCCAAAAGTGTTATTGATGGTTCGAGCCGAGGCCAGGGTATAGGTTTTAGGCAACATGGAGCGATCGCCCTTGGGTTGAACCACGTTGGGGTCGGTTTGTAGCTGAGTCAGAAGATTTTCAGCATCGGCATCAGTGCGATCGCGAAGCGCATGCCCTACGGGCTTATCGCTATGTAGTTCTTGGCTGAAATAGACTTGCTGAAAGCTAAAACGTCCGGGAATAGTATAGCGATCGGCATGAGCGTCTAAATAACTTTGCAATTCTTCATCCGACGGCTCCTGTATACCTGCCACATTTTCCACCAAAAACTGCATTTTTTGAATGAGTCGTCGCCGCACAATGATATCTTTATCATCTAACCCCAATGCCAGGGCTTCCTGATACAAAACCTCATCGTGAATATACTTATCTACTAACTTTTGCAACTGTTGCTCCGTTGGCTTTCTGCCCCACTGCAACTGCCAAGTTGCTTGCAAAGAGCTAATTACAGGACCTCCGACTTCAATTTGTTTGGCGGAAGTAGATATCATTGAAGGACTGCCAACCCAAAAATACAGCCCAAATAGCAGGGCACCCAAAACTAGGAAATGCAGCAATGGTTCTCGCAAGATGCGAATCGGTGGCTTGGGTTGATTGTCAGTATCAACCAGGATTGCAGACGGCAGAGTTTCTCGATTGATCGGTGTTGTTACTATTTCCTGCATGGTGATTCTATAAATATGACACTACCCATTTAGGTGTTTGACATGGTTAAATGCTGTTTCCTGACAGATTCCCCAGGAGAATACTCAGGTAGAAGGTACAGCTCTAACCACTATTAAACCTAGATAAGACACATGGGCTTTCAGTTGCTTTTCTACGGTATCAGTAATCCCTTGGGTTTCCTGGAGGGAAAGGTTAGGCGGTAGCATAATATCCATCTCCACATGGAGCCGATGCCCTAGCCAGCGAGTCCGCAGATTGGCGATCGCTTCAGTTTCAATTTCAGGCACATGACTGATTGCATGGTGGAGCGATTCTAGTACCTCTGGTTCCACGCCATCGAGCAAGCGACTAAAAATAGTCTGTCCCGACTCCCAGACGATTTTGAGCAACACGGCGGCGATCGCTAAACCAATCACTGGATCGGCCCAGGAATAGCCCAAACTAACACCCACGGCACTGAGTAACACCGCCAGACTTACCAAACCATCTGCCATAGCGTGGTAGCCATCGGCTATCAAGGCAGCACTATTAATTTCCCGCCCTACCCGAACGCGGAAAACAGCCACAATTTCGTTACCGATGAAGCCGACGAAGCCAGCGA
This genomic window contains:
- a CDS encoding GFA family protein; translation: MANLKGECLCGKIRYEYNGATGNLVHCHCSKCRKWHGAAFRSRMVVKQDGYKLIQGEEYLAQYQATPNVILTFHGILGRKKTR
- a CDS encoding DUF3604 domain-containing protein translates to MNQRFLRIRKLFITGLCICLLMGNILIPSNSALALSSLPPGEYDFLEKQSSTPLPERDCRFDPNSKCYSPYVERPQQVLWGDTHLHTIYSFDAGAAGTRLGPADAYEFARGNEVITDAGQPVKLSRPLDFLVVTDHSDGLGAFSKFLFNTPTDCGAAQEQVDTWHEMVVAGGNKAVKASSEIIAAFSQGKLPSCLSPSAEEFQTFWQEIIDTAEAHNDPGNFTAVIGYEWTSLLGGNNLHRNIIYRDNGDKANQLVPYTTNQSSNPEYLWNWMQNYEDKTGGDVLAIPHNGNISNGLMFAEIDHNGNPLTENYAQRRQLWEPIYEVTQIKGTSETHPEISPDDEFADFEVAGWDLGNLDMSFPKPSDPEARKAMFEHEYARPALKNGLKFEESLGANPFKFGLAGSTDSHISVSAVEENSFMGKFPNQAPSTERAIEKVGRLGWQYGASGYMGVWATENTRKALFDAMERREVYGTTGPRMVVRFFGGWDFNDSDLDLDLAEVGYDKGVPMGGDLTPIPPEKTPTFLVAALKDSLGANLDRIQIIKGWLDAEGNTHEKIYNVKGSDGRTPRPITGDLPDVGNTVDTETATYTNTIGDKQLETVWTDPDFDPSQRAFYYARVLEIPTPRWTDYDKAFFGDEWCAKPKRPKVCNRIPLTLQERAYTSPIWYSPATVAMEPTSESARSVENVGH
- a CDS encoding cation diffusion facilitator family transporter; amino-acid sequence: MTQLSSSIDVPQLTRLKVEHHHHHHGDYTHTHGVIDPEIASSARGIWAVKWSLVGLLLTAIVQAAVFWLSGSVALLADMIHNVGDAMTAVPLGVAFLVSRRKSTPKFSYGFARLEDLAGVMIVAIVLLSAIITAYESVERFYHPQPLHHLGALAIAGFVGFIGNEIVAVFRVRVGREINSAALIADGYHAMADGLVSLAVLLSAVGVSLGYSWADPVIGLAIAAVLLKIVWESGQTIFSRLLDGVEPEVLESLHHAISHVPEIETEAIANLRTRWLGHRLHVEMDIMLPPNLSLQETQGITDTVEKQLKAHVSYLGLIVVRAVPST
- a CDS encoding peptidyl-prolyl cis-trans isomerase — its product is MQEIVTTPINRETLPSAILVDTDNQPKPPIRILREPLLHFLVLGALLFGLYFWVGSPSMISTSAKQIEVGGPVISSLQATWQLQWGRKPTEQQLQKLVDKYIHDEVLYQEALALGLDDKDIIVRRRLIQKMQFLVENVAGIQEPSDEELQSYLDAHADRYTIPGRFSFQQVYFSQELHSDKPVGHALRDRTDADAENLLTQLQTDPNVVQPKGDRSMLPKTYTLASARTINNTFGGTLATEIAGVTEKGWQGPFHSAYGSHLVNVTEIEPGHPATLVEVRKNVRLDYLRKQKQKLDQQFSEKLRDRYTISIDRDALNQALQEGKS
- a CDS encoding IS4 family transposase, translated to MNQTKNLITEKCDFGDQRLTKRAMFIESRLSLKYGKPLSAIFERASDLKRAYEFFANPKTSLNSVCQPYHLQTAEQIKELSIVLAVGDTTYLDYKKIREKRAEYGPIGNGGNGLILHSTLAVNGENGQPIGLLTEKLWHRNHEESKSLTQKQKQKKQAEARRRPIEQKESYKWIEALQSVQKLLEKSEPESISTKVIHVFDREGDIAEVFEQVSQTANTGLVVRAAHNRALSESNSYLWSWLPSQSIKMEVAVELAKTPNRKERTATLAIRYAPIKLRSPARMKEPEYFEVYGVYAVEIDPPEGCEPVEWMILTSEPVTNGEQAQTILRWYTYRWRIEEYHKILKSGCKAESYRLSGDSMQVLLGFLTNIAAQLLKMTYVHRTKPDAPASSILNQVQIEVLAAKFGKSVTAVDLTVAWAIQAVARLGGYLSHRRKSNIGITVLWRGFLELQSLCEGWQLRSPG
- a CDS encoding HupE/UreJ family protein yields the protein MNWIRRWLGVILLIVITLGFSPTPAKAHGFQTAYLELREQPSGQINVLWKTPPTFGSGDDGYGPPIDIRPVFPKHCTVAITPEAIATSVSRWTLDCGDKGLAQSTIAFPGLVKNFVEVLLRLEWADGHSQTTLLPSGQETFVIPEKTTVFAVGQTYLKLGVEHILSGIDHLLFVLGLVLIIAPSWRLVKTITAFTLAHSLTLGAATLGFVNVPQAPVEAAIALSILFLASELAHSQMGKPGLTEQYPWLVALTFGLLHGFGFAGALTEVGLPPQDIPPALLFFNVGVEMGQLAFVLMVVALMESLKRFSSQSYPRWSEWVPTYSIGTMASFWCIQRVAAFWG